In Sedimentibacter sp. MB31-C6, one genomic interval encodes:
- a CDS encoding energy-coupling factor ABC transporter ATP-binding protein: MLKTENVTYVYEDNTVALKDVNIDLTKGKKIGIVGSNGSGKSTLFMIFLGLLKPTEGRVIFNENELQYDKNTLTKLRKNAGIVFQDPDKQIFFSSVFDDVAFALRNLKFEENEVNKRVNEAMEKTNISHLQNKPVHFLSYGQKKNVSIAGVIAIDHKLMFFDEPTAGLDYKSKENVKSILENIAATEEKSIVVSSHDMNFIYEICDYIYVLNKGHVLSHGIKEEIFLNKEILDKAELEEPFLVKVHKYLGKPLYKSEDELFIN, from the coding sequence ATGTTAAAAACTGAAAATGTAACATATGTTTATGAGGACAATACTGTAGCTTTAAAAGATGTAAATATAGATTTAACTAAAGGTAAGAAAATAGGAATAGTGGGCTCAAACGGATCTGGGAAATCAACATTGTTCATGATCTTTTTAGGACTGTTGAAACCTACTGAAGGCAGAGTAATTTTCAATGAAAATGAATTGCAATATGATAAAAATACATTGACTAAACTAAGAAAAAACGCAGGAATAGTATTTCAAGACCCTGATAAACAAATATTTTTCTCCAGCGTATTTGATGATGTGGCTTTTGCTCTTCGAAATCTCAAGTTTGAAGAAAATGAAGTGAATAAAAGAGTTAACGAAGCAATGGAAAAAACTAATATATCTCACTTGCAAAATAAACCTGTACATTTTTTAAGTTATGGTCAAAAAAAGAACGTATCTATTGCCGGTGTAATTGCAATAGATCATAAGCTCATGTTTTTTGATGAGCCCACAGCAGGGCTTGATTACAAATCAAAAGAAAATGTAAAAAGCATACTTGAGAACATTGCAGCTACAGAAGAGAAATCCATTGTAGTTTCAAGTCATGATATGAATTTTATATATGAAATCTGCGACTATATATATGTCCTGAACAAAGGGCATGTGCTGTCTCACGGAATAAAGGAAGAAATATTTCTGAATAAAGAAATTTTAGATAAAGCAGAGTTAGAGGAACCATTTTTAGTTAAAGTCCATAAATATTTAGGAAAGCCTCTATACAAAAGCGAAGATGAATTATTCATAAATTAA
- a CDS encoding cysteine-rich small domain-containing protein: MDNNNSEEKTENYKFFQNTKCEYFPCHKTTDKENFNCLFCYCPLYMLKGDCGGNFIKNHNIKDCTNCLVPHSEGNYERIMSKMKEVVKRGSDF, encoded by the coding sequence ATGGATAACAATAATAGTGAAGAAAAAACTGAAAATTATAAATTTTTTCAAAATACAAAGTGTGAGTATTTCCCATGCCATAAAACAACAGATAAAGAGAATTTTAATTGTTTATTTTGTTATTGTCCCCTTTACATGTTAAAGGGCGATTGTGGCGGCAATTTTATTAAAAATCATAATATAAAAGACTGCACAAATTGCCTTGTTCCTCATTCCGAGGGAAATTATGAAAGAATAATGTCAAAAATGAAAGAAGTTGTAAAAAGAGGAAGTGATTTTTAA
- a CDS encoding cob(I)yrinic acid a,c-diamide adenosyltransferase, producing the protein MGYVHVYTGNGKGKTTAALGLSLRAVCAGKRVFFGQFIKGMEYSELKCTEFMNNFEIEQFGRRCFIYEAPTEEDITAFKLFNVEDALAAIKDRSENVEVIITGRYAPEEIISIADLVTEMKEIKHYYSKGIEAREGIEF; encoded by the coding sequence ATGGGATATGTACATGTTTATACCGGAAACGGCAAGGGTAAGACAACAGCTGCATTAGGACTTTCATTGAGAGCAGTTTGTGCAGGTAAAAGGGTATTTTTCGGACAATTTATAAAGGGTATGGAATACAGCGAATTGAAATGCACAGAATTTATGAATAATTTTGAAATAGAGCAGTTCGGCAGAAGATGCTTTATATATGAGGCTCCTACAGAAGAGGACATCACTGCTTTTAAGCTGTTTAATGTTGAAGATGCACTTGCAGCAATTAAAGACAGGTCTGAAAATGTGGAGGTAATAATAACAGGCAGGTATGCTCCCGAAGAAATAATAAGCATTGCCGACCTTGTGACAGAGATGAAAGAAATTAAGCACTATTACAGCAAGGGCATTGAAGCAAGAGAAGGAATTGAGTTTTAA
- a CDS encoding RNA polymerase sigma factor, whose amino-acid sequence MIIIFFDVITDEEKELINKIFSKMNVKLYNISFNILKNKFDAEDAVIQTFLNISDNIEKISNLPCPQIEPYCVVILKNESINIMRKSRKVEFEENIDYLYQNLHHDEVYNLEEEFMKTADKEILLSCINRLSDDEKNLIYLRFLNELGFKQISELLDITEEAAKKRGQRILKKLRAYYEDGDKVVQND is encoded by the coding sequence TTGATAATTATATTTTTTGATGTAATAACAGATGAAGAAAAGGAATTAATCAATAAAATTTTTTCGAAAATGAATGTCAAATTGTATAATATTTCTTTTAACATTCTTAAGAATAAATTTGATGCAGAAGATGCTGTAATACAGACATTTTTAAATATTTCTGACAATATAGAAAAAATTTCTAATTTACCATGTCCCCAAATAGAGCCTTACTGCGTTGTAATATTGAAGAATGAAAGTATAAATATTATGAGAAAGAGTAGGAAGGTTGAATTTGAGGAAAATATAGATTATTTGTACCAGAATTTACATCATGATGAAGTCTATAACCTTGAAGAAGAGTTTATGAAAACAGCAGATAAAGAAATTTTATTATCATGCATTAACAGACTTTCAGACGATGAGAAAAATCTTATATACTTAAGATTTCTAAACGAGTTGGGTTTTAAACAAATTTCAGAGCTTTTAGATATTACTGAGGAGGCTGCCAAAAAACGAGGGCAGCGCATTTTAAAAAAGTTGCGGGCGTATTATGAGGATGGTGATAAGGTTGTCCAAAACGATTGA
- a CDS encoding DUF4367 domain-containing protein, with the protein MSKTIDIIMKDVCELSFRDELQKINDLDNNNIIYESLTKEDINRLAKKIELLPFEYRNILFFRYCFNSTLFETDKILKIENSKKKLRYIQKMLSNFMGVENSLIDNNSMEDACQLALSEDMKDYDSIEILQKPIYSKNFIKKLKKYNIKQNNNIYILIAKKAATLILIFIMSLSTVLVFNTEARTKLFNWIIEKFPKYSIFTSQNVNEDNGPVDLVSFKIKYIPNGYELSEIHEGHNALIYNYLSGNNQMLTIKLSVIGSKSYYDTENADIEDFFFKGSQAYIWQTDSRTHLLWNQNGVDFHIIGNLNKDEIIKIAENISK; encoded by the coding sequence TTGTCCAAAACGATTGACATTATTATGAAAGATGTGTGTGAATTATCTTTTCGGGATGAATTGCAAAAAATAAATGATTTAGACAATAATAATATTATTTACGAATCATTGACTAAGGAGGATATTAATAGATTAGCTAAAAAAATAGAACTATTACCATTTGAATACCGCAATATTCTTTTTTTTCGATATTGCTTTAACAGCACTCTTTTTGAAACAGATAAAATACTTAAAATAGAAAATTCCAAAAAGAAATTGCGTTATATTCAAAAAATGCTATCAAATTTTATGGGTGTCGAAAATTCATTGATAGATAATAATTCTATGGAAGATGCCTGTCAATTAGCTTTGTCCGAAGATATGAAAGACTATGATAGTATCGAAATATTACAAAAACCTATTTATTCTAAGAACTTCATAAAAAAGCTGAAGAAATATAATATCAAACAAAATAATAATATATATATTTTAATAGCTAAAAAAGCAGCAACATTAATATTGATATTCATCATGAGCTTATCAACGGTCTTGGTGTTTAACACAGAAGCAAGAACAAAATTATTCAACTGGATTATTGAAAAGTTTCCTAAGTATAGTATATTCACATCACAAAACGTTAATGAAGATAATGGTCCTGTAGATTTAGTATCATTTAAAATCAAGTATATTCCTAACGGATATGAGTTGTCTGAGATTCATGAAGGACATAATGCATTAATATATAATTATTTATCTGGAAACAATCAAATGTTAACGATAAAATTATCGGTTATAGGAAGTAAATCATATTATGATACTGAAAATGCTGACATAGAAGATTTTTTCTTTAAAGGATCACAGGCGTATATTTGGCAAACTGATAGTAGAACACATTTATTATGGAATCAGAATGGTGTGGATTTTCACATCATCGGAAACTTAAATAAAGATGAGATTATAAAGATTGCAGAAAATATTTCAAAATAA
- a CDS encoding RNA polymerase sigma factor, which translates to MIIIFFDVITDEEKELINKIFSKMNVKLYNISFNILKNKFDAEDAVIQTFLNISDNIEKISNLPCPQIEPYCVVILKNESINIMRKSRKVEFEENIDYLYQNLHHDEVYNLEEEFMKTADKEILLSCINRLSDDEKNLIYLRFLNELSFKQISELLDITEEAAKKRGQRILKKLRVYYEECDKVVQND; encoded by the coding sequence TTGATAATTATATTTTTTGATGTAATAACAGATGAAGAAAAGGAATTAATCAATAAAATTTTTTCGAAAATGAATGTCAAATTGTATAATATTTCTTTTAACATTCTTAAGAATAAATTTGATGCAGAAGATGCTGTAATACAGACATTTTTAAATATTTCTGACAATATAGAAAAAATTTCTAATTTACCATGTCCCCAAATAGAGCCTTACTGCGTTGTAATATTGAAGAATGAAAGTATAAATATTATGAGAAAGAGTAGGAAGGTTGAATTTGAGGAAAATATAGATTATTTGTACCAGAATTTACATCATGATGAAGTCTATAACCTTGAAGAAGAGTTTATGAAAACAGCAGATAAAGAAATTTTATTATCATGCATTAACAGACTTTCAGACGATGAGAAAAATCTTATATACTTAAGATTTTTAAACGAATTGAGTTTCAAGCAAATTTCAGAGCTTTTAGATATTACTGAAGAGGCCGCTAAAAAACGGGGACAGCGTATTTTAAAAAAGTTGCGGGTGTATTATGAGGAGTGTGATAAGGTTGTCCAAAACGATTGA
- a CDS encoding DUF4367 domain-containing protein, translated as MSKTIDIIMKDVCELSFQDELQKINDLDNNNIIYESLTKEAINRLAKKIELLPFEYRNLLFFRYCFNSTPFETDKILKIENSKKKLRYIQKMLSNFMGVENSLIDNTSMEDACRLALSEDMKDYDSIEILQKPIYSKNLIKKLKEYNIKQNNNTAFLAIAKKAAIFILIFIMSLSTVLVFNTEARTKLLNWIIEKFPKYSIFTSQNDNGPVDLASFKIKYIPSDFELSNTHEMRNMLIYEYLSEDNQMLTIKLSISSSERKSYYNTENAIIEEFIFKESQAYMWQIDEITYLIWYQDSVDFHIIGNLSKDEIIKIAENISK; from the coding sequence TTGTCCAAAACGATTGACATTATTATGAAAGATGTGTGTGAATTATCTTTTCAGGATGAATTGCAAAAAATAAATGATTTAGACAATAATAATATTATTTACGAATCATTGACTAAGGAGGCGATTAATAGATTAGCAAAGAAAATAGAACTATTACCATTTGAATACCGCAATCTTCTTTTTTTTCGATATTGCTTTAACAGCACTCCTTTTGAAACAGATAAAATACTTAAAATAGAAAATTCCAAAAAGAAATTGCGTTATATTCAAAAAATGCTATCAAATTTTATGGGTGTCGAAAATTCATTGATAGATAATACTTCTATGGAAGATGCCTGTCGATTAGCTTTGTCCGAAGATATGAAAGACTATGATAGTATCGAAATATTACAAAAACCTATTTATTCTAAGAACTTAATAAAAAAGCTGAAGGAATATAATATCAAACAAAATAATAATACAGCATTCCTTGCAATAGCTAAAAAAGCAGCAATATTCATATTAATATTTATCATGAGCTTATCTACAGTCTTGGTATTTAATACAGAAGCACGCACAAAATTATTGAACTGGATTATTGAAAAGTTTCCTAAGTATAGTATATTTACTTCACAAAATGATAATGGTCCAGTCGATTTAGCATCATTTAAAATTAAATATATTCCCTCAGATTTTGAATTATCAAATACTCACGAAATGCGTAACATGTTAATTTATGAGTATTTGTCTGAAGATAATCAAATGCTGACTATAAAATTATCTATTTCTTCCAGTGAAAGAAAATCTTATTATAATACTGAAAATGCTATCATAGAGGAATTTATTTTTAAAGAATCTCAGGCTTATATGTGGCAAATTGATGAAATAACTTATTTAATATGGTATCAGGATAGTGTGGATTTCCATATTATCGGAAACCTAAGTAAAGACGAAATTATAAAAATTGCAGAAAATATTTCAAAATAA
- a CDS encoding cyclic lactone autoinducer peptide → MKNIKEKILKLAVKQIKNTAFSAVGVTSYWLAFQPKEPSNLKR, encoded by the coding sequence ATGAAGAACATTAAAGAAAAAATACTTAAATTGGCTGTTAAACAAATTAAGAACACAGCATTCTCTGCAGTCGGCGTTACATCATATTGGTTAGCATTTCAACCTAAAGAACCAAGTAATTTAAAAAGGTAA